In a single window of the Jaculus jaculus isolate mJacJac1 chromosome 9, mJacJac1.mat.Y.cur, whole genome shotgun sequence genome:
- the Rprml gene encoding reprimo-like protein gives MNATFLNHSGLEEVGGGHRAALGNHSHGLGTWLDCCPGGAPLTASDGVPAGLTPDERSLWVSRVAQIAVLCVLSLTVVFGVFFLGCNLLIKSESMINFLVQERRPSKDVGAAILGLY, from the coding sequence ATGAACGCGACCTTCCTCAACCACAGCGGCTTGGAGGAGGTGGGCGGCGGCCACCGGGCCGCCCTGGGCAACCACAGCCACGGACTGGGCACGTGGCTAGACTGCTGCCCCGGGGGCGCGCCGCTGACCGCCAGCGACGGGGTGCCCGCGGGGCTGACGCCCGACGAGCGCAGCCTGTGGGTGTCCCGCGTGGCGCAGATCGCCGTGCTCTGCGTCCTGTCGCTCACCGTGGTCTTCGGCGTCTTCTTCCTGGGATGCAACTTGCTCATCAAGTCCGAGAGCATGATCAACTTTCTGGTGCAAGAGCGCCGGCCCTCCAAGGACGTGGGCGCAGCCATCCTGGGACTGTACTGA